From the Musa acuminata AAA Group cultivar baxijiao chromosome BXJ1-2, Cavendish_Baxijiao_AAA, whole genome shotgun sequence genome, one window contains:
- the LOC103972694 gene encoding uncharacterized protein LOC103972694 encodes MATALLPSSPFSDRLRRSFPGVERSLLGSAPSLKFTVHKNLSHAHGLRTRAVYGDVNKVEIPRQWYNVVADLPIKPPPALHPKTHKPLKHEDLSPLFPDELIRQELSDDRFIPIPDEVIDIYKLWRPTPLIRAKRLEKLLGTPAKIYYKYEGTSPAGSHKPNTAVPQAWYNAQQGVKNVVTETGAGQWGSSLAFACSLFGLNCEVWQVRASYDQKPYRKLMMQTWGAQVHPSPSSVTNTGRKILQEDPSSPGSLGIAISEAVEVAATHEDTKYCLGSVLNHVLLHQTLIGEECLSQLEALGETPDVIIGCTGGGSNFGGLTFPFIREMLKGRMDPLIRAVEPAACPSLTEGVYTYDYGDTAGMTPLMKMHTLGHDFVPDPIHAGGLRYHGMAPLISHVYEMGFMEAIAIPQTECFQAALQFARTEGLIPAPEPTHAIAAAIREALHCKDTGEEKVILMAMCGHGHFDLAAYEKYLQGNMVDLSHSNEKVQASLAAIPHIVP; translated from the exons ATGGCGACGGCGCTCTTGCCTTCCTCCCCCTTCTCCGACCGTCTCCGGAGATCCTTCCCTG GTGTTGAAAGATCATTGCTTGGTTCAGCGCCAAGCCTAAAGTTTACAGTCCACAAAAATCTCTCCCACGCTCATGGACTAAGAACCAGAGCTGTTTATGGTGATGTAAACAAGGTAGAGATACCAAGACAATGGTACAATGTTGTTGCTGATCTCCCGATAAAACCTCCTCCAGCTCTGCATCCAAAGACTCACAAGCCACTTAAGCATGAGGATCTATCACCCCTTTTCCCGGATGAGTTGATTAGGCAAGAGTTGAGCGATGACAGGTTCATCCCTATACCAGATGAAGTTATTGACATCTATAAGCTGTGGCGCCCGACTCCTCTCATCAG AGCTAAGAGACTGGAGAAACTTCTCGGGACACCTGCAAAAATCTACTACAAGTATGAGGGCACAAGTCCAGCTGGTTCACATAAACCCAATACCGCAGTTCCGCAAGCCTGGTATAATGCTCAGCAAGGAGTGAAAAATGTGGTGACTGAGACTGGTGCCGGGCAATGGGGTAGCTCTTTGGCCTTTGCATGCAGCCTGTTTGGTCTGAATTGTGAG GTCTGGCAAGTCCGTGCATCCTATGACCAGAAACCTTACCGAAAATTAATGATGCAAACATGGGGAGCCCAAGTACATCCTTCACCTTCTAGTGTTACTAATACTGGAAGAAAAATCCTCCAGGAAGATCCTTCGAGCCCTGGTAGCTTAGGAATAGCAATCTCGGAGGCTGTTGAGGTTGCAGCTACTCATGAAGACACCAAGTATTGCCTGGGAAGTGTTCTGAATCATGTGTTGCTTCACCAAACTCTCATTGGCGAGGAGTGTCTTAGCCAACTAGAAGCACTAGGTGAGACCCCAGATGTGATCATAGGATGCACCGGTGGAGGGTCCAACTTTGGAGGCCTTACATTCCCTTTCATTCGGGAGATGCTCAAAGGAAGAATGGATCCCCTGATACGAGCTGTGGAGCCTGCAGCATGCCCCTCACTGACTGAAGGAGTCTATACCTATGATTATGGCGACACAGCTGGGATGACACCATTGATGAAGATGCATACTCTTGGTCATGACTTTGTTCCTGACCCAATTCATGCAG GTGGTTTGCGCTACCATGGAATGGCACCACTAATTTCACATGTTTATGAGATGGGGTTTATGGAGGCTATTGCGATACCTCAGACTGAGTGCTTTCAAG CCGCATTGCAGTTTGCACGGACCGAAGGTCTAATTCCAGCTCCAGAGCCAACTCATGCTATTGCTGCTGCAATTAGAGAAGCACTGCACTGTAAAGACACAGGAGAGGAGAAAGTCATACTAATGGCTATGTGCGGTCATGGCCACTTTGACCTTGCTGCATACGAGAAAtatttgcaaggaaacatggtTGATCTGTCACACTCCAATGAGAAGGTACAAGCATCTTTAGCTGCCATCCCTCATATTGTGCCATGA